The sequence GTGAAGACCGCGCTGAACGCATCGAAGGCCGCGCTGCCGTACCTGCTGGCGAGCCCGGCCGGACGTGTCGTCAACATCGGCGCGGGCGCGGCGTTCAAGGCCGGCGCGGGCATGGGCCCGTACGCGGCCGCGAAGGCCGGCGTCGCGCGGCTCACCGAGGCGCTGGCGGCCGAACTGCTCGACCGCGGCGTGACGGTGAACGCGATCCTGCCGAGCATCATCGATACGCCGCCGAACCGCACGGACATGCCCGACGCGGATTTCACGCGCTGGGTCCGGCCGGAACAGATCGCGGCGACGATCGGGTTCCTGCTGTCGGCCGACGCACAGGCGATCACCGGCGCGTCGATTCCGGTGAACGGCCGCGTGGCGTAGGGCGCCCGCGCGGGGCTTGCCGCGTCGCGGCTCGCGCCGGGTCCGGCCGTGCGTACAATGTCGCACCGGATTGCGCGAGCCCAGCCTGAGACCATGAATCAGCCCACTATCCTGATCGTCGAAGATGAAATGGCGATCGCGGACACGATCGTCTACGCCCTCGGCACCGACGGCATGCAGACCGTCCACTGCACGCTCGGGCAGGCGGCGCTCGACCGCCTGCGCGACACGCGCTTCGATCTCGTGGTGCTCGACGTCGGCTTGCCGGATCTCAGCGGCTTCGAAGTGTGCCGGCGGCTGCGCACCTTCACCGATGTTCCGGTGATCTTTCTCACCGCGCGGCACGATGAAATCGACCGGATCGTCGGGCTCGAAATCGGCGCCGACGATTACGTGGTCAAGCCGTTTTCGCCGCGCGAGCTGGCAGCGCGGGTGCGCGTGATCCTGCGTCGCTTCTACCGGACGGCCGCGCCGGAACCGGTGTCCGCGCCGGCCGCGGCAACCGAGCCCGTCGCACCGGGCTTCGCGCTCGACACCGACGGCGCGCGCGTGTCGTGGCTCGGCCACGCGCTGGACCTCACGCGCTACGAATTCGGCCTGCTGGCGCTGCTCGTCCGGCATCCGGGGCGCATCTATTCGCGCGAGCAGCTGATGGACCTCGTGTGGCACGAGGCGCTCGATTCGGCCGACCGCACGGTCGACACGCATATCAAGACGTTGCGCGCGAAACTGCGCGCGATCGATCCCGAGCGCGACCCGATCCGCACGCATCGCGGGATGGGTTATTCGCTGCAACCGTAACGACCGGCATCGCCCATGCATATCGGCCTGCGCATCTTCTTCGGCTTTTTCCTGATCGTCGGTCTCGCCGCGCTGATCACGCTGCGCGTGTTCGTGCAGGAGGTGAAGCCCGGCGTGCGCGAAGCGATGGAGGACACGCTGGTCGACACCGCACAGGTGCTCGCGACGCTGGCTTCCGACGACATGGCGAGCGGGCACATCGCCGACGGCGCGTTCGCGCGTCAGCTCGAAAAACTGCATGCGAGCCCGGTCAGCGCGAACGTGTGGGGGATGCGCAAGGACACGATCAGCTACCGGATCTACATCACCGACGCGCGCGGCATCGTGCGCTACGACTCGGCCGGCGGCGCGGTCGGCCATGACTATTCGCGCTGGAACGACGTGTACCGCACGCTGCGCGGCGAGTACGGCGCACGCAGCACGCGTTCGGACCCGAACGACGAGAGCAGCACCGTGATGCACGTGGCGGCGCCGATCCGCAACGGCAACGCGATCATCGGCGTGCTGACGATCGCGAAGCCGAACCAGACGGTCGCGCCGTTCATCGCGCGCAGCCAGCGCAAGATCATGCTGTACGGCGCGTTGCTGATGGGCGGCGCGATCCTGATCGGCGTCGCGTGCACGTGGTGGCTGGTGGTCGGGCTGCGGCGCCTGCAGCGCTATGCGCGTGCGATCGCGGCCGGCGAGCGCGCGGCGATGCCGCTGCAGGGTGCGAACGAGCTGGCCGAGCTCGGGCGCGCGGTGGAAAGCATGCATCAGCGGCTGGAAGACCGGCAGTACGTCGAAACCTACATCCACACGCTCACGCACGAAATGAAGAGCCCGCTGGCCGCGATCAGCGGCGCGGCCGAACTGCTGCAGGAAGAGATGCCCGTCGCGAACCGGCGGCGCTTCACCGAGAACATCCGTCGCCAGGCCGGCCGCCTCGAACAGATGATCCGCAAGCTGCTCGCGCTCGCCGAAGTCGAGCAGAAGCAGCGTCTGTCGGTGCATGAGCCGGTCGCGCTGCTACCGGAACTCGAACAGCTCGTCGACGATCTGGAGCCCCGCGCGCGCAAGCGCGGCGTGCGCCTGCAGATCGATGCGCCGACGCCGGACGCGGAGCCGGCCGTTGTCGAAGGCGATCCGTTCCTGTTGCGCCAGGCGCTCGGCAACCTGCTCGACAACGCGCTGGATTTCGCGCCGCAAGGCAGCACGATCCGGATCGCGATCGAGCGGCAGCCGGCGGGCCGGGCGCACGTCGCGGTCGTGCGCGTCGCCGACGACGGCCCGGGGATTCCCGACTACGCGCTGTCGCGCGTGTTCGACCGGTTCTATTCGCTGCCGCGCCCGGACGGGCAGGATCGCAGCACCGGCCTCGGCCTGTGCTTCGTCCACGAAGTCGCGATGCTGCATCGCGGCCGGATCGCGCTCGCGAATCGCGACGAAGGCGGCGCGTGCGCGACGCTGACGTTGCCGGCGGCGGGTTGAAGCGGACTTCACGCTCGCCTCACATTCGCGTCACGCCGGCTTCAATCGCGCTTCACCGCGCCGGCTCATTCTGACGGTACTTTCCACTCCGGTATCCGTCAGCATGAATCGAGTCCTGTTGTTCAAGTCCGTGATCACGGCGTTTCTCGTGTTGCTCATCCTGATTCCGCTGCAGATGGTCGGCGGCATCGTGCAGGATCGCTCCGCGTATCGCGACAGCGCGCTGCAGAACGTCTGGTCCAGCTATGCGGGGCCGCAGGTCGTGACGGGGCCGGTCCTCGTCGTGCAGTACACGGAAGTTACGCGCGTACGCGACGATACGCGCGCCGGCGGCGCGACCAAGACGAGTCTGCACCGCGAGAAGAAACGCCTGCTGGTTTTTCCGAAGACGCTCAAGGTTGACGGGACGCTGGAGACCAATGTCCGCTATCGCGGCATCTACAAGGCGCTCGTCTACGAGCTGACGGGCCGCCTGACGGGCACGCTGGCACTACCCGACCTGACGAAATTGCCGCAATCGGACGGCCATGTGAATTTCGATATCGACAGCGTCTACGTGTCGCTCGGCATCGGCGATATTCGCGGGCTGCGGTCACAGCCCGTGCTGAAGGTCGGCGGCAAACCACTCGAACTCGAGCAGGGCACGCAGTTGGAGAACCTGCACAAGGGCGTGCATGCGAACCTCGATCTCGCGGCGTTCGCGGGCGCGAATGCCGGGGCGGTCGTGCCGTTCAATATCGACCTGGCATTGCTCGGCACGCAATCGGTCGCGTTCGCACCGGTCGCCGACCAGAACGATTTCTCGCTGAAGTCGACGTGGCCGCATCCGAGTTTCTATGGGGCGTTCCTGCCGTATAGCCGCAAGATCGATGCGCATGGCTTCAGCAGCACATGGAGCGTTACGTCGTTCAACACGAAGGTGCGCGAGCAGATCGCGTCCGGAAACGGCGAGGAACTGTTCGAAACGGCGGCGGTGTCGGTAATCGAGCCCGTGAACACCTATCTGCAGGTCGAGCGTGCGACGAAGTACGGCGCGTTGTTCGTGATCCTCACGTTCGCGAGCTTCTTCATGTTCGAACTCGTGAAGCGGCTGCGCATTCACCCGATCCAGTATCTGCTGGTCGGCCTGGCGCTCGCGCTGTTCTTCCTGTTGCTGCTCAGCTTGTCCGAGCATATCCGGTTCGCGTATGCGTATCTCGCGGCAAGCGGCGCATGCATCGGGCTGCTCGGTTTCTATCTGTCGTTCGTGCTGCACAGCGTGAAACGCGGCGCGACGTTCGCGACGCTGCTCACGATGCTGTACGCGGCGCTCTACGGCCTGCTGCTGTCCGAAGACAACGCGTTGATGCTCGGCTCGCTGCTGCTGTTCGCGATTCTCGCCGGCATCATGACGCTCACGCGTCGCGTCGACTGGTATTCGGTCGGTGCGGCGTGGCAGCCGCTGGCCGACAAGCCGGGCGCGGGCACGGGCACGGGCACGGGGAAGTCGGGGCAGTGACGAAACGTATCTGATGGCTGACACCGGCCGGGTCGTTGCCCGGCCGGCGTGCATCTGAGAGACGTGCGGTGAAAGAGAACGGGAACGGGCGGCGCGCGGAGACATCGGCGCGCCGCCGTGTCATGCCGTCGACGACGACGGCGACGCCGGCTGGCGAAACCGCGCCAGCGGAATTTCCGCGATCGCCGCAATCTCGATCATCAGGTCGGCGCGGTAGAGGCGTTCGACCTGAACGGTCGTCGTCACCGGATACGGTTCGGCGAAGTACGTCTTGCGAAGGTCGCCGGCCTGCATGAACGCATCGATGTCGGTCGCGTAATGCACGAGCGAGATCACGTCCTGCATCCGTCCGCCCATCGCGGCGAGCACGGCGCGAATGTTGTCGAGGGTCTGCCGAACCTGCGCGCGCATGTCGCCGGCGCCGACCACCTGACCGTCCCGGTCGAGCGCCACCTGGCCCTTCAGGTGGACGATGCGGCCGTCGCCCTGGATCACGGCCATCGAGAACGCGCCGAACGGCGCCCAGACTTCCGGCGGATTCACTCCTTCTGTCATGACGCGGCTCCTGTCGGTCGAGGGGGCGGCGGTACGGGGCACGGTTGGCGGCAAGGCCGCCTGCAGGCCGTAGGCCATCACCTTATACTGGATGTTCCCCGTCATGTGATCCGAGCCGTGCCCAAGCCTGCTTCGCCGGATGCGTCCCCAGACGATCCGCGTCCGACCCCGCCTCAACAACCTGAACTGGAAGACTGCTGCAACAGCGGCTGCTCGCCGTGCGTCTTCGATCTGTACGACGACGCGCTCGCGCGCTATCGCATCGAGCTGGCCGACTGGGAAGCGCGGCAGGCGAAGCGCAAGCATCACCGCTGAGCCGGATGCCGGCGGGCGCGCATGCACCGTTCCTGCTTCGGGGGCCTCACAGCTGGCGGGCAATCCGTCCGGTTTCACGCGCCCGCACGCCGCCGCCGATGCAGCGGCCCGAGCGCCGTCGACAGTGCGATGCACGCGAGCAATACGACCGTCAGCGTAAACATCGATGTCCTGAACCCCAGCACGTAGTCGACAGCGGCCGGATCGATGCCGAGCCGCGCGAGGTGCTGTCGCGGCAACTGCTGATGTAAAACCGTGCCGCGCGACATGCGGCGGCGCATGGCGGACATCCTGTTCGCCGGGAAAATCTACGAGTAGCACCGTCCGGGCGATTCACGCACGCCGCATCGATCCGTCTACTCGGCGGCCTCTCCGTCGGCGTATGCACGCAGTCCGTCCGCCAGCGCGTCGAACACCGCCCGGCAGCGCGGGCTCGTCCGCAGGTCCTCGTGCATCACGACCCAGGTTTCCAGCCGCATCGCGGGCCCGTCCGGCAGCACGCGCACCAGCCGTGCGTCGCGTTTCGCGAGCCCCGTCTGGCAGAAGCCGATCCCGTAGCCGGCGCGGATCATCGCGAGCTGCGCGAGGTTGCTGTCGGTGCGCAGCGCGAACGCATCGCGTTTCCACGACGGCATCCCGCGCCCCGCCGAGCGGATGAACGGCGTGACCGTATCGAAGCCGATCAGCGCGTGATGCGCGAGTGCGTCGAGCGTCGCGGGCGCACCGTTTCGCGCCACGTAGTCGTCGCGCGCATACAGCCCGACTTCGATCTCGCCAACGCGCCGCGCGACGAGCGCGTCCTGCGCGGGCGGCGCCATGCGCACCGCGATGTCGGCCTCGCGCTTCAGCACGTCCTGGATGCGGTCGGTCGGAACCAGTTCGATGACGAGCCCCGGATGATCGTGCCGCAATTGCGCGAGCACGGGCGGCAGCACCTCGACGGCGATCACGTCGCTGGCCGAGATCCGCACGATGCCGCGCACGCCGGCGCCGTGGCTCGCGGCGGCGCGCTCGAAGGCGGCCGCCGCGCTGCGCAGCGCCTCCGCATGGCCGCGCAGCGCGAGCGCCGCCTCGGTCGGCAGCAGGCCCGACGGCGAGCGCGTGAACAGCGTCTGGCCGAACGCGGCTTCGAGCGCCGCGACGTGGCGGCCGGCCGTCGGCTGAGTGATGCCGAGCGCGCGCGCCGCGCCGGACAGCGAGCCTTCCGTCAGCACCGCGAGGAAGGTGCGATAGCGTTCCCAGTTCAGATCGGTGGTCATGCATAAATGTATAACTGATCTGCTAGGTTCGGCAATTCCTTGATAGCTCTCGGCCCGCCAGAATGCATCTCAAGACGGTTCATTCAAGGAGTGCGGCAATGACGACGAACGCAGGCGGGACGCAACGACAGGCACTCGTGCTCGGCGCGAGCGGCGGGATTGGTGGGGAAGTCGCGCGGCAGTTGCGCGACGCGGGCTGGCAGGTGCGCGCATTGAAGCGCGGGCTCGATGCCGACGTCGTGGAGCGCGACGGCATGGTGTGGATGCGCGGCGACGCGATGGATCGCGACGCGGTGGTGCGGGCCGCGCGCGGCTGCAGCGTGATCGTGCACGCGGTGAACCCGCCCGGCTACCGGAACTGGGCGACCCTGGTGCTGCCGATGATCGACAACACGATCGCGGCGGCGACGGTGGCGCAGGCGACGGTCGTACTGCCCGGGACGGTCTACAACTACGGCGCCGACGCGTTTCCGGTGCTGCGGGAAGATGCGCCGCAGCATCCGGCGACCCGCAAGGGCGCGATCCGCGTCGAACTGGAGCGGCGGCTGCAGGAAGCGACCGCGCAGGGCGTTCGTACGATCGTCGTGCGCGCGGGCGATTTCTTCGGGCCGCGCGCCGGCAACAACTGGTTTGCGCAGGGGCTCGTCAAGGCGGGGCGGCCCGTCGCGGCCGTCAGCGTGCCGGGGCAGCCGGGCGTTGGCCATCAATGGTCGTACCTGCCGGATGTCGCACGCACGATGGTCGAACTGATCGAGCGCCGCGATACGCTGGAGCCGTTCGCGCGCTTTCATCTCGGCGGGCATTGGGACGCGGACGGCACGCAGATGGCCGAGGCCGTCAGTCGCGTCGCGCAGCGGCACGGCATGCGGCCGGTGCTGCGGCGCTTTCCGTGGTGGTTCGTGTGGGCCGCGGCGCCGTTCGTGACGACGCTGCGCGAACTGCTCGAGATGCGTTACCTGTGGCGCGAGCCGATCCGCCTGGACAACGCGCGGGTGACGGCGGTGCTCGGCCGCGAACCGGTGACGCCGCTCGACCAGGCGGTGGAGGAGACGCTGGCGGGGCTGGGGTGTCTGCGGTGAACGACGGTTCCCGGGCGGTCGACAAGCGGGAGCAGGCGGGCGCGATGCCGTTCGTCGCAATGCATGGTGTCGGCCGGCATGGCGTGCACATCGGCCTCAGTCGCGCCCGCGCTCCCCGTTACGAAACAACCGGCAACACCTCGACCGCATACCGGTGCCGGAGGCTGCGCCCGAGCACCGGGTCGTGCAGCTCCATCTCGAACGCATCGCCGTCCGCCATTGCCGCGATGGCGCCATGCACGGCAACCGTGCCGCCATACATCGCGCAGCGTGCCGGCATCGCACGCCGGTCTTCGAAGCGCTGCCACAGCGCGTCCGGCGTCAGCAGGCCGCTGACCGCGCCATGCTGATACGCGACGCGCTCGCCGCCGCGCGCGATCAGCCATGAGCGCATTTCGATCCGGTCCCAGTGATCCGCGACGTCCGCGTAAAGCCACGCATCGCGGCCGAGCGGTTTCGCGCACACCTGCTTCGACACCGCGACGCCGTACGCTTCGACTTCGCGATCCGTATGATCGGAGCCGACCGTGACCAGCGTGCCGGCCGGACTGTCGACCAGCACGCATTCGATCTCGCCGCCCGAGCGTGCGCCGAGCACGCCGATCGACGGCGCCTGCGTGAGCAGCGCGGACGATACGCGATAGAAGCACGGCGTGGTCGACGGCGGCGCGACACCGAGCGCCGCGAGTTCGTCGATATGCGCGCGGATCGCTTCCGGATCGCGGCCGGCCCAGCCGGCGATCACGACGCGCTCGATCTCGACGTCGACGGCGGCCGGCGCGCGTTGCAGGGAAATCACGTTGAACGACAGGGCTTGCATGCGGTTATCCGTTTGAAGTGCGAAGGAAGGAATGAGCCGGCGGCGACGCTCATTCCGCCAGCGGCCGGTGCGCGGTCTCGCGCGCGACGATGAGCGCGATCGAGGTGACGACGAGCGCTGCGCTCACATAGAGAGACACGGCCGTCGTCGTGCCCGTCTGCCGGAACAGCGTGGCGATCAGGAGCGGTGCGAAGCCGCCGCCGACGATGCCGGCGAGCGTGTACGCGAGCGACGAGCCCGCATAGCGCACGCGCGTCGGGAACTGTTCGGTCACGAATGCGCCCTGCGGGCCGTACATCACCGCATGGATCACGAGGCCGATCGCGACGGCCGCGACGATCGCACCGGGGCGCGCCGTATCGAGCATCGCGAAGAACACGAACGCCCATACGATGCCGGCGAGCGCACCGGCGAGATACACGGGCCGGCGGCCGAAGCGGTCCGACAGCGCCCCGAAGAACGGCACCGCGAGCGCGTTGCAGGCCGTGCCGACCATCACGGCCGTCAGCGCGACGGGGCGCGACAGGTGCAGCACGGTCGTCACGTAGGTCAGTGTGAACACGACGATCAGCGCATACAGCACGTCCGAACCGATCCGCGAACCGCCAGCGATCAGCAGGCGCCGCCAGTGGTACTTCAGCACGTCGGCGACGGGCACCTCGGCGGTCGCGTGCGATTCGGCGAGCTGCTCGAACTGCGGCGTTTCGTCGACGCCGCGCCGCAGCCAGAAGCCGAACACGACGAGCAGCGCGCTGGCCGCGAACGGCACGCGCCAGCCCCAGGACAGGAAGTTCTCGGACGTGGTCGACAGCGTCACGAGCGCGATGCAGCCGGTGCCGAGCAGCGTGCCGAACGACGGGCCGATCTGTGTCCACGACGCGGACAGCCCGCGCCGGTTCTGGTCGCCATGCTCGACCGACAGCAGCACCGCGCCGGCCCATTCGCCGCCGAGCGCGACGCCCTGCACGAAGCGCAGCGCGACGAGCAGGATCGGGCTCAGGATGCCGGCCTGCGCATAGGTCGGCAGCGCACCCATCAGCGCGGTCGTCAGCCCCATCAGCACGAGCGTGAGCATCAGCACCGCACGGCGGCCGATGCGATCGCCCAGATTGCCGAACACGAAGCCGCCGAGCGGACGCGACACGTAGCCGACCGCATAGGTCGAGAACGCGAGGATCGTGCCGGCCAGCGGATCGACCGACGGGAAGAACAGGTGGTTGAAGACGAGCGCGGCGAGCGTGTTGTAGATCGTGAAGTCGTACCACTCGAGCGACGTGCCGATCATGCTCGCGGTCGCGAGTCGGCTGTTGCGGACGCGGCGGGGCGCGTGGACGGCGGGCTGGGCGAGAGTGCTCATGGTGTCGGGCATATCGTGATGTAGGACGGGATGAAGCGCGGGGCCGGCGCATCGGCCGCGCGCGAATGCGGCACGGCCGGCGTTGGCGTTCGTCAGGCAGACAGCGCGGCGGCGGTCGGCTCGGCTTCGCAGTCGCGGCGCGCGGCCGGCAGCGGCGCGGCGGCGCGCCACAGCAGATCGAAGGTGCGCACGTCGTCGTGCCCGGCGAGCGCGGCGGCCACACGACGCGTCGCGGCCGCATCGCTGCCTTCGATCAGCACGAGCGCGTCGGCGGCCGGGCATGCGGCCGCATCGGCGCCGATCGGCGCGGACAGCTCGGGTGCGGTGCAGAAGAGCCGTGCGGCGTGGATGCCCGGTTCGCGCAGCGCGGCATCGAAGCGCTCGCGCAGGTGCGGCACGTCGATGCGATCCGGCGGCAGCACGAACAGCGCGAGATGCGCGCCTTCGCCGTCGCCGGCCTCGATCGTCAGTTCGCCGACGCGCCGCTGCGTACCCGTCATGCGTTCGAAGTTCGCGAGCGACCACGCGGTCTGCTGCGTGAATGCGCGCCGGTACGCATCGCTGCGGAACACGTCGAGCGTGTCGGTCACGTAGAGCGCGAGGTACTGGCGCGTGCCGCCGTCGGTTGCGCGAAAGCGCCGTGCGTGCGTGAAGCCGGGAATCGCGACACGTTCCTGCATGTGCTCGCGGTCGTACCACGCGTTGAAGTCGGCTTCGTGCGCGGGGTCGATATCCGTCCAGACGCAAAGCTGGCCGTGCGGAAGGGAAAGGCGGGTCATCGCGGGGTTCCTCGTGACGGGGGTGTGTCAGGAACCGCAGTTTCCCGAAGACGGGCCGCGCCCGTCCAACAAGAAAACAAATTCGCGGTGAACAGGTTTTCTTATGAGCGGTGCGGGCGGCGTTTGGCAGGGGCGGCGGGGGCAGCGGGCGGTGCGGATTTCGTCTTGCGTTTCTTCTGCGTCGGGGGGCTTGCCTTTGCCTTCGTTTTTGCCGATGCAGCGGGTGCAGCGGGTACAGCGCGTGTGGGGCGCGCATCGGCTTCGGCGGCGGCGGTTGCCCTTGCCGGGTTCGGAGCGGCCGTCATTGCGCGCGCGACTTCGCTGGCGAGTTCCGCGATGCGCGCGGCAACCGGCAGGCCCTGGCTTCGGTACGTCGCGACGAGCGGCAGCGCGGGGAATTCGGGGTCGACGTCGAGCAGTTCGAGCGCGCCTTCGTTCAGTTCGCGCCCGATGATCGCGGGCGGCAGCGCGGCCACGCCGAAGCCGTCGGCGACGAGGCGGATCATCGCGGCGACCGACGTGATGCAGTTGATGCTGGCCGGCCGCTCGACGGCCGCGAACAGCCGCTCGATCGTCGCATGCGGCCCCGAGTGGCGCGAGAAGCTGATGATCGGAAATTCGGCCAGGCGCGCGACGTCGAGCGGCTGGCCGCCGAGCCCGAGGCGCGGGCTTGCCGCCCAGCGCACGGGGAATTCGCACAGCGGCAGGTTCGTGAAGTCGGGGCCCGGCACCGGGTCGGTCTGCAGGATCAGGTCGACGCCGTCGGTGCTGAGCAGGCGGATCAGGTGCAGCGTCGTGTCGCTCGTGATCTCGACGTCGAGGCGCGGATAGCGCTCGCGCAGCTGCGCCATCAGCGCCGGGAACCAGCTGTGCACGATCGATTCGATCACGCCGATCCGGATCAGGCCCGCGTCGCTCGCCGCATCGATGTCGCGGCGCATTTCGCCGTCGAGCCGCACGATCCGTTCCGCGTACGCGAGCATGCGCCGGCCCGCGGGCGTGAGCGTGGCCGAGCGCGTGTTGCGGTCGAACAGGCGCACGTCGAACGCTTCCTCGAGCGACGCGATGCGGCTCGACACGGCGGCCTGCGTCGTGTGCAGTTTTTCGGCGGTGAGCCGGAAGTTTTCCAGCTTCGCGAGCCAGACGAAGGTTTCAAGAAACCGGATGTTCATCGAATTCCAAACGGTGAGGCGGTGCCGGATGGGCGGCGCGATCGGTCGATGGTAGCGGATTTTCGGGGCGGGAAACGAGCGGGCGGAGCGGTGAGCGCGCCGTAGCCGGTGCCGGGACGGGCGGCGAAGTGCCGGAGGACGTGCACGGAACGCCGCCCGCAGCGATGGGTCACGCGGGCGGCGCGCCCCCGCGCATCAAAGCTTGTCGAATGCGAGCGTCGGCACGTCGACGACCATCGCGCCGCCGTCGGCGACGAGCGTCGCGCCGGTCACGAACGACGCATCGGGCGACGCAAGGAACGCGCAGACGGCCGCGATTTCGTCCGGATCGGCCGCGCGCCGCAGCGGCACGTCGGCGCTGACGCGCGCATACGCGCGCTCGAGCGTGTCGCCATGCGCGGCCATCAGCGGTTCCATTTCCGCGTCGGCCATCGGCGTGCGGACCCAGCCCGGGCACACGGCGTTCGCGCGCACGCCGTGCGGCCCGTAGTCGCGCGCGAGCGACCGTGCGAGCCCGAGCAGCGCGTGCTTGCCGACCGTGTAGCCGCACACGCCGGGCCCGGCCGCGAGCGCCGCGATCGACGCGACCAGCACGATATTGCCGTGCTGCGCGATCAGGTCGGGCAGGCATGCGCGCGCGCTGACGAACGCGGTGTCGAGGTTCGCGTGCATCGCGTCGCGCCACTGTGCATCGTCGGTTTCGTCCGCACGGCCGACACCGTGGCCGCCGGCGCACGCGACGAGCGCGTCGACGCGGCCGAAGCGTTCGGCGATGCGCGGCAGGAAGCCGGCCCAGTCGGCGGTGCTCGCGGCGTCGCCCGCGAGCGCGAGACCGCCGGTTTCGGCGGCCAGCGCGTCGAGCGGCGCCTGACGCCGGCCGATCAGCACGACGCGGTCGCCGCGGCTGGCGAAGC comes from Burkholderia pyrrocinia and encodes:
- a CDS encoding DUF4286 family protein is translated as MTRLSLPHGQLCVWTDIDPAHEADFNAWYDREHMQERVAIPGFTHARRFRATDGGTRQYLALYVTDTLDVFRSDAYRRAFTQQTAWSLANFERMTGTQRRVGELTIEAGDGEGAHLALFVLPPDRIDVPHLRERFDAALREPGIHAARLFCTAPELSAPIGADAAACPAADALVLIEGSDAAATRRVAAALAGHDDVRTFDLLWRAAAPLPAARRDCEAEPTAAALSA
- a CDS encoding LysR family transcriptional regulator: MNIRFLETFVWLAKLENFRLTAEKLHTTQAAVSSRIASLEEAFDVRLFDRNTRSATLTPAGRRMLAYAERIVRLDGEMRRDIDAASDAGLIRIGVIESIVHSWFPALMAQLRERYPRLDVEITSDTTLHLIRLLSTDGVDLILQTDPVPGPDFTNLPLCEFPVRWAASPRLGLGGQPLDVARLAEFPIISFSRHSGPHATIERLFAAVERPASINCITSVAAMIRLVADGFGVAALPPAIIGRELNEGALELLDVDPEFPALPLVATYRSQGLPVAARIAELASEVARAMTAAPNPARATAAAEADARPTRAVPAAPAASAKTKAKASPPTQKKRKTKSAPPAAPAAPAKRRPHRS
- a CDS encoding SDR family NAD(P)-dependent oxidoreductase, which translates into the protein MTHPQPRTIAITGAGTGIGAACARRFASRGDRVVLIGRRQAPLDALAAETGGLALAGDAASTADWAGFLPRIAERFGRVDALVACAGGHGVGRADETDDAQWRDAMHANLDTAFVSARACLPDLIAQHGNIVLVASIAALAAGPGVCGYTVGKHALLGLARSLARDYGPHGVRANAVCPGWVRTPMADAEMEPLMAAHGDTLERAYARVSADVPLRRAADPDEIAAVCAFLASPDASFVTGATLVADGGAMVVDVPTLAFDKL